TGCACGAAGATTGGAAAGACTTATTGAGATTCAAAAACAGCTTGAAGAGAAGTATAAGGTTGAAGTTTTGCCTTTGAAACTTGATGTGAGAGATAGAGACGCTGTTGAAGACTATTTAAGCAATCTGCCCGATGGATGGAAAGAGATAGATGTTTTGGTGAACAACGCAGGATTAAGTAAAGGACTTGAGAAGCTTCAAGATGGCAAGATTGACAATTGGGAAGTTATGATAGATACAAACATAAAAGGTCTGCTCTATATAACACGGGCAATACTGCCGTCAATGATAAAAAGAAACAGCGGAACGATAGTTAACATATCATCAATTGCAGGCCATGAGACATATCCCGGTGGCAATGTGTATTGTGCAACAAAATCAGCTGTTCTGCATTTATCAAAGGCTCTAAGAATGGATTTGGTTGGAACAAACATAAGGGTTGTATCAATCGACCCGGGCATGGTTGAGACAGAGTTCAGTATCGTTAGATTTGATGGCGATAAAGAGAGAGCTGCAAAGGTTTATGAAGGTATAACGCCGTTAACTGCTGAAGATGTAGCAGAAGCTGTCTGGTTTGCTATCTCAAGACCGCCACATGTGACGGTTGAAGATATGGTTCTTATGCCAACACAACAAGCAAGCGTGCTTCTTACGGTTAAAAACTATAAGAAGTTTTAATGGATTTAAAAGACAGAATCCTGCATTTGCTTGACAAATATACGGATAACAAAGGAAGGATAGATTGCACAAAAGCTATAGCTGTAGCAAAAAGGTTGAAAATAGAGCCTTCATTTGTTGGAAAAGTTGCTTCTGAGTTTGGCATCAGAATAAAGAATTGTGAATTAGGTCAATTTGGCGACAAAAGAATAGACTCTTTTGATAAAAAGACTTATGAAGCGCTAACTGTTCTTGCAGATAATAACAGAATAAAATGCGAAGATTGTTGGAAGGTGGCAAATAGATTTGGTATGGTTAAAGTTAGGTCTTCAATAAAAAACAGCAATTTAGAAGTTATCCACTGTCAGCTTAACTGTTTTAAAAACAAAGAAAGGCCAAGGTTGAAAGCTGAAGTAGAGCTGTTTTTGAAAAGTAAAGCAACAAAGGATAAAATAAACGACAAAGCCTTCGAAATTCTCAAAGCAGTAATAGAATTAAAAAATCTAAAAGATACTTCTTGCAGACTCGGTGTCGATGAAGAAGTTATAATAGAGACAATAGAAAAGATAAATAAAGTGTTCAACGCTGTTTGTGTAAAGATAGAAAAGGATGGAAGAGTGACTGTTTATCCTTTGGCTGGAGAGATTCTGAGTAAATTTGAGAAATTAAAAAAAGACATTGAAAACTTTTCTAAGAAAAGATTTGTTGAGATATTCTACGGCGACAGAAAATACAAAGACATAGACAAATATTACAGTTAAAGTTCGCTTAAAATACTTGACATAAGTTAGAAATATAATTACAATTTTGCAAAGTTAGAATCAAAAATGGAGAAAGCAATGCAGACAGAGACAGTAAAGGTAAACATAGACGGAAAAGTTTTAGAAGCAAAAAAAGGGACAAATCTTTTAAATCTCTTAAAATCAAATGGTTTTGACATACCTACGCTCTGCTATCATGAGAAACTCTCAAGAACAGGAGCCTGCAGGCTCTGTCTTGTAAAGGTTGATGGCAAACTAACAACATCCTGCACATACGAGATAGAAAACGACATTAATGTAATAACAGAAGATGATGAAATAAGTTTTTTAAGAAAGGGTGTATTTGAGCTGTTGGAGTCTGAGATAAACGCAGATTGTGAAAACTGTCCGTTGGATGGCGTATGCGAGATTCAAAAACTTGGTGAGCGATTCGGTGTAAAATTGTCGCCAAAAGATGAAATATACGAAAAAGATGACTCGTCTGTTGTATTAAGATACGACCCAAATAAGTGCGTAAAATGTTTTAGGTGTATAAAGGCTTGCGATGAGATTCAAGGTAAAGGAGTTTTAAACTTTGCTTACAGGGGCTCTCAATTAAGGGTTGTTGCTGGCATAGGCAGATGGGAGACAAGTGAGTGCGATGGATGTGGTGAATGTGTTCAAGCTTGCCCAACAGCCGCTTTAATGGAAAAGAGTCTCATCAATTATGGCAAAATCCTGCCTTTTGAAAAGCATAAAACAACCTGTATATACTGCGGTGTAGGATGTCAGATTGAGTTATGGGTTAAGGATAATAAGATAGTAAAGGTTGAAGGTGCCAACGAAATACCAAACAACGGTTCCTTATGCGTAAAGGGTAGATTCGGGATTGATGGAGTATTAAAAGAAGATAGATTAAAGAAACCTTTAATAAAAAAAGACGGAAGGTTTGTTGAAGTTGAGTGGGATGAAGCATTGGATTATGTTGCAGAAAGACTGATTAAAATAAAGAAAGAATACGGTGCAGATGCTATATGTGGCCTTTCGTCTGCAAAGTGCACGAACGAAGAGAATTACATATTCCAAAAATTTATGAGAGCAGCTGTAGGAACGAACAATATAGACCACTGCGCAAGATTGTGTCATGCATCAACCGTTGCAGGGCTCATGATGGCGTTTGGCAGCGGCGCAATGACTAACTCTATTGCCGAGCTTGAGCATGCAGATGTTATACTTGTAACTGGCTCAAACACAACGGAAGCCCATCCTGTAATCTCAACATTTATAAAAAGAGCTGTGAAGTTCAACAAAGCAAAGCTCATAGTTGTCGACCCAAGAAAGATAGATTTAACAAGGTATGCCACCATACACCTGCAGCAGAGAAACGGAACAGATGTGGCCTGGCTAAACGGCATGATGAATGTAATTATCAACGAAGGATTGGAAGATAAGGAGTTTATAAGAACAAGAACGGAAGGATATGAAGAGTTCAAAAAGGTAATAGAAGAGTATACACCTGAAAGGGTTGAAAAGATAACAGGCATAAAAAAGGAAGATTTAATAGAAGCTGCAAGACTGTTTGGAAAAGCCAAAAATGCTTCTATTGTTTTTGCAATGGGAATAACTCAGCATACAACAGGCACGGACAATGTGCTTTCTATTGCCAATCTCTCTATGCTAACTGGCAATGTGGGAAAGGCTTTTGCTGGTGTCAATCCGCTTAGGGGACAGAACAATGTCCAGGGTGCTGGAGATATGGGCGCTCTTCCCAATGTGTATCCCGGCTATCAAAAAGTTGACTCACCGGATACCATAGAAAAGTTTGAGAAGGCGTGGAATACAAATCTACCAAACAAAGTTGGTTTGACAATCCTTGAAATGATAAACGGCATCTTGAATGGCAAAATAAAGGCTATGTTTGTTATGGGAGAAAATCCGGCTCTTTCTGACCCGAATCTCAATCATGTAAGAGAAGCCTTGAATGAAGTGGAATTTCTTGTTGTTGAAGATATATATCTGTCTGAAACGGCAGAGTTTGCAGATGTTGTTTTACCTGCCTGCTCTTTCTTGGAAAAGGATGGAACATTTACCAATACAGAAAGAAGAATTCTACCTATAAAGAAGGTGTTTGAGCCTATTGGTGAGTCAAAACCTGACTGGCAGATAATATGCGAGCTGTCTTCAAGAATGGGCTATGATATGCATTACAACGATGTTTCTGAAATAATGGATGAGATAGCCACTCTAACACCAATATACGCTGGCTTTAGCTACGATAGATTAAACGAAAAATTACAGTGGCCTATTCCAACAAAAGAGCATAAGGGCACTCAATTCTTACATAAAGATAAATTCACAAGGGGACTTGGTAAGTTCCACCCTGTCGATTATATAGACCCTGCAGAGTTGCCCGATGATGAGTATCCATTTATCCTATCCACAGGAAGAATACTCTATCATTACCATACAGGAACCATAAGCAGAAGGTCAGACTATTTAACAGAATACATAAATGAACCCTATGTTGAGATAAATCCTTACGATGCAGAGAAGTGCGGTTTGAAAAATGGTGATATGGTAAGGATATCCACAAGAAGAGGCTCAATTGTCCTAAAAGCCTTATTTAGTGAAAGGGTGGTTGTAGGAAGTGTATTTATACCGTTTCACTTCAAGGAAGCAGCGGCAAATGTTTTGACAAACGATGCTTTAGACCCGATAGCCAAAATCCCAGAGTTTAAAGTTGCAGCTGCGAAATGCAAAATAGAGAAGGTGAAGAACAATGAAGCTTGAAGAGATTTTAAAAAAACATGAGTATAAAAGGGATAGATTGCTTGAGATAATTCACGACATGGATGATGAGAACATAAATTATCATGATTTAGAAAACCTTAAAATACTATCAAAACGCCTAAAAACAACGATTGCCGATATTTATGGCACTATAACATTCTACGGAATGATAAGGGATGAGAAAAGGACAAGGTTTGAGATAAATTTCTGCTCTTCAACTGTGTGTCATATAAAAAAGGCTAAAGATTTGATTCTGTTTGTTGAGAAACTGCTTAATTGTGATGAGAATGGGATAAGCAGTGATGGGCTATTCAAGATAAACAGGGTTGAGTGCTTGGGCTTGTGTAATATAGCTCCAGCTATGACTATAAACGGCAAGGTGTATGGCAATCTAACAAAGGAGAAGATTGAAAATATAATAAGGGAATTAAAAAATGAGAGCAATAGTTAGTAAAAGCGTTAAAAAGCCAATCATTATTACAAAAGAAGAGATATCCATAGAGCAGTATGTAAAAAATGGCGGATATAAAGCATTAGAAAAAGCCCTAACAAAGAGTTCTAAGGAGATAGTGGAAGAGATAAAGAAATCAGGATTGAAAGGGCGTGGTGGTGCAGCATTCCCAACGGGTATAAAGTGGGAAGTTGTAGCAAATAGCATCTCTAAGACCAAATTCGTTGTATGTAATGCAGATGAAGGAGAACCCGGAACATTCAAGGATAGATGGATAATGGAAAATAGGCCGCATCTAATAATAGAAGCAATGGCAATATGTGGCTATGCAACGGGCTCATCAAAAGGTTACATATACATTCGTGGAGAGTATGAAAACTCTATCGAGACAATGAAAAGAGCCGTGCATGAAGCTTATAACAATGGCTTCTTAGGAAATAGAATATTAAACAGCAATTTCTCTTTTGACATAGAGATAAGAAAGGGTGCTGGCTCGTATGTATGCGGCGAAGAGACGGCTCTTCTTGAATCTATAGAAGGCAAAAGGGCTCATCCACGCTTCAAGCCACCGTTTCCGGGCGTTAAAGGTCTGTTTAGCTATCCTACTGTTGTCAACAATGTTGAGACATTTGCCAATGTGCCGTTTATAATAGCCAACGGACATAAAGCCTTTACAACCTATGGAACAAAAAACTCATTCGGGACGAAGCTGTTTTCTGTTTCTGGTTCTGTTAAAAATCCTTCCTTGATTGAAGCAAACCTTGGCATTACACTGAACGAGCTATTTAAAGAGATAGGCGGTGTTGATGGTGAGTTTCAAGCAGCTTTAGTTGGTGGAGCAGCGGGCAGCTTTGTCTTCTCAGATGAGTTAAACCTGCCTTTAAGCTATGAGACATTAAAAGAGAAGGGAAAAACCTTAGGCTCAGGCTCAATACTTGTTTTGAACAGAGATGACAATATTAAGTTGCTTGTAAGAAATGTTCTTGAGTTTTTTAGGCACGAGTCGTGCGGCAAGTGTATCCCTTGTAGAAATGGATACCCAAAAATACTCTCACTCTTTGACTCTTACATAGAAGGAGATACCAACTCAAAGATTGAGCTTTTAAATCTTGCAAACCTAATGTTCAAGACATCGCTTTGTGCATTAGGGCAATCAGCTAAGGGTGTGCTTGATAGTTATTTCTCTCGGTATTAGAGCTTAGAGAGTCTTTA
This genomic stretch from Hippea alviniae EP5-r harbors:
- a CDS encoding complex I 51 kDa subunit family protein, whose translation is MRAIVSKSVKKPIIITKEEISIEQYVKNGGYKALEKALTKSSKEIVEEIKKSGLKGRGGAAFPTGIKWEVVANSISKTKFVVCNADEGEPGTFKDRWIMENRPHLIIEAMAICGYATGSSKGYIYIRGEYENSIETMKRAVHEAYNNGFLGNRILNSNFSFDIEIRKGAGSYVCGEETALLESIEGKRAHPRFKPPFPGVKGLFSYPTVVNNVETFANVPFIIANGHKAFTTYGTKNSFGTKLFSVSGSVKNPSLIEANLGITLNELFKEIGGVDGEFQAALVGGAAGSFVFSDELNLPLSYETLKEKGKTLGSGSILVLNRDDNIKLLVRNVLEFFRHESCGKCIPCRNGYPKILSLFDSYIEGDTNSKIELLNLANLMFKTSLCALGQSAKGVLDSYFSRY
- a CDS encoding SDR family oxidoreductase: MHKIALITGASSGIGKATAEILAKNGYNVIISARRLERLIEIQKQLEEKYKVEVLPLKLDVRDRDAVEDYLSNLPDGWKEIDVLVNNAGLSKGLEKLQDGKIDNWEVMIDTNIKGLLYITRAILPSMIKRNSGTIVNISSIAGHETYPGGNVYCATKSAVLHLSKALRMDLVGTNIRVVSIDPGMVETEFSIVRFDGDKERAAKVYEGITPLTAEDVAEAVWFAISRPPHVTVEDMVLMPTQQASVLLTVKNYKKF
- the fdhF gene encoding formate dehydrogenase subunit alpha — its product is MEKAMQTETVKVNIDGKVLEAKKGTNLLNLLKSNGFDIPTLCYHEKLSRTGACRLCLVKVDGKLTTSCTYEIENDINVITEDDEISFLRKGVFELLESEINADCENCPLDGVCEIQKLGERFGVKLSPKDEIYEKDDSSVVLRYDPNKCVKCFRCIKACDEIQGKGVLNFAYRGSQLRVVAGIGRWETSECDGCGECVQACPTAALMEKSLINYGKILPFEKHKTTCIYCGVGCQIELWVKDNKIVKVEGANEIPNNGSLCVKGRFGIDGVLKEDRLKKPLIKKDGRFVEVEWDEALDYVAERLIKIKKEYGADAICGLSSAKCTNEENYIFQKFMRAAVGTNNIDHCARLCHASTVAGLMMAFGSGAMTNSIAELEHADVILVTGSNTTEAHPVISTFIKRAVKFNKAKLIVVDPRKIDLTRYATIHLQQRNGTDVAWLNGMMNVIINEGLEDKEFIRTRTEGYEEFKKVIEEYTPERVEKITGIKKEDLIEAARLFGKAKNASIVFAMGITQHTTGTDNVLSIANLSMLTGNVGKAFAGVNPLRGQNNVQGAGDMGALPNVYPGYQKVDSPDTIEKFEKAWNTNLPNKVGLTILEMINGILNGKIKAMFVMGENPALSDPNLNHVREALNEVEFLVVEDIYLSETAEFADVVLPACSFLEKDGTFTNTERRILPIKKVFEPIGESKPDWQIICELSSRMGYDMHYNDVSEIMDEIATLTPIYAGFSYDRLNEKLQWPIPTKEHKGTQFLHKDKFTRGLGKFHPVDYIDPAELPDDEYPFILSTGRILYHYHTGTISRRSDYLTEYINEPYVEINPYDAEKCGLKNGDMVRISTRRGSIVLKALFSERVVVGSVFIPFHFKEAAANVLTNDALDPIAKIPEFKVAAAKCKIEKVKNNEA
- a CDS encoding complex I 24 kDa subunit family protein produces the protein MKLEEILKKHEYKRDRLLEIIHDMDDENINYHDLENLKILSKRLKTTIADIYGTITFYGMIRDEKRTRFEINFCSSTVCHIKKAKDLILFVEKLLNCDENGISSDGLFKINRVECLGLCNIAPAMTINGKVYGNLTKEKIENIIRELKNESNS